Sequence from the Seonamhaeicola sp. ML3 genome:
GTGCTAGTGATTTGGGGTTTTTAGGATTGAATTGTTTTACGAGTTTAGCCCAAAGCATTCGAGCAGCTCGCATTTTAGCAATTTCCATGAAATGATTCATGCCTATACCCCAAAAAAACGATAGGCGAGGAGCAAAATCATCAATATCCAAACCAGCTTCGAGTCCTTTTCTCAAATATTCCAGACCATCGGCAAGCGTATATGCCAATTCAATGTCGCAAGTGGCTCCTGCCTCTTGCATATGGTATCCCGAAATACTGATACTGTTAAATTTTGGCATATGCTTACTCGTATATTCAAAAATATCAGAGATAATTTTCATTGATGGTGTAGGCGGATAGATATAAGTATTTCTCACCATAAATTCCTTAAGAATATCATTTTGAATAGTACCGGCTAGTTGATGGGTCTTAAAGCCTTGTTCTTCAGCAGCTACTATATAAAATGCCATAATTGGTAAAACAGCGCCATTCATGGTCATGGATACCGACATTTTATCTAGTGGTATTTTGTTGAAAAGTATTTTCATGTCTTCAACAGAATCGATAGCTACTCCGGCCTTTCCAACATCTCCAACAACGCGTTCATGATCACTGTCGTAACCACGATGCGTGGCTAAATCGAAAGCAACAGATAGCCCTTTTTGTCCAGCTTTAAGATTGCGTCTGTAAAAGGCATTACTTTCTTCAGCGGTTGAGAATCCCGCATACTGTCTAATAGTCCAGGGACGTCTAACATACATTGTGCTATATGGGCCGCGAAGGTAAGGCGGTATTCCTGCAACAAAATCGAGGTGCTCAAGATCTTCTATATCGTCATAGCTATAGGAGGATTTTAAGGGGATGCCCTCAGCGGTGATAAACGATTTTTCGCTTTCATTGCGAGAATCAGCTTGATCCGCGATTAACTTGATATGTTGAAGTTTTTTTCTCAATAGAATTAATTAATTGCCGTCTGTTGCTTGGACAGAATTATCAAAATTTATTTTCTGCATATCCATGTCGAATAACCTAGAGTAAAACAAATCAAAAGCAATGTATGTTGCTAAGTGTTTGTCGCTAAGCGCATTTCTATATTTAGAGCTAAGCGGGGAGCCAAAAAGTTTTGGACTCATACTATTGGTAGAAATAAGAGCGTTAAAAGTTGTTTTTAGGTTATTGTCCTTGATGTTTTTAGAGATGCATTCTATTAACGGGCTGCTATAGTTCAAGTGACTTTTAGTGTTCTCAGCATCCCATAAGGTATTGTCGTCTTTTAAAGCTTTAAAGATATTAAGAGTATGTTCGGAAATAACACTTTCGTAAGGCACTTTGCTATAAACGGCTGTCCTAATAAAAGTAGCGTAAGCCGTTGTTAAAGTAGGTTGAGCGTTTGTGTTTCTATTGTTTTTTCCGTAGAAATTTAGAATGTCTTCTTCAAAGGAATATAAAGCCTCCATATAAAGTTTTGAATTCAACCCTTCACAAGAAATAGCCTTAGGTTTATCATCATATTTGTAATCAACAGTAATAGTATTGTTGTTTTTACAGTTAAATAAAATACATGTTAGTAAAAATAAAATGAGTTTGGTTATTGATTTCATGTTTTAATCTTCGGTTTTTAATCGTTTTTGTTCTATAGTTTCAGCTAATCGTTTTTCTACTATTGGTGCTATTAAGGTTTTTCTTTTTTTTATTTTAACAAAGGGATAGATTTCTAAATACTTCTTCATTTTATCTTTTTCATCTATGTACTTGTTAGTGCCAACAAGTGTTTTTTCCGAAGTGTTAAATTGAGTCTGTTCTTTTTCTGCAGAATCTTTTATTTTTCTTTGTATGGTGCCTACCTTTAATTGTTTTAAGAAGCCATCATTAGCTTCAATATCTTTAAAAAGGGTTAAGGCTTTTTCGGCAATTTGATTAGTAAGGGACTCAATGTAATACGAACCGTCGCTAGGATTATTAACCTTATTAAAATAACTTTCGTGTTTGAGTATTAACAATTGGTTTCTTGAGGTTCTTTCGCTAAACGCATTGGGCTTGCGATAAATTAAGTCAAATGGCACATTATTAATAGTGTCAGCGCCTCCCAAAATAGCACTCATGCACTCGGTTGTAGTACGCACTAGGTTTGTATTGTGGTCGTAAATGGTTTTGTTGCGTTTTGTTGGCGTTGAAAAGATGTGGCAGTTCAAATTGGTATTATATTCGCTTGCCAAGGTTTTCCAGAGTAATCTTAGGGCTCTTAATTTTGCGATTTCAAAGAAATAATTAGATCCAATAGCAACATTAAATACGACCCGCTTCAGATTTATGTTTTCTTTTTCTAAGGCATTTAAATATTCATTGGCATGTGTCAAGGCATAAGCCAATTGTTGCACCATATTGGCTCCTGCATTTTGATATAACGAAGCGTTTATGCTGAAGGTTTTTGTTTCGTTTACAATGGATTTGAACTTTGAGAAATCATCATTCAAATTATTAAACCAATTCCCGGTTTTTGCGAGATTGCCAATAATATCGGTATGCGTTAGAATTTCAGTTTTAAAGGGGGTGTTTAGATTTTTAAAAAAATCGGGAGATAAAAATTGAGGTTCTAAATGAATATTGGAGCCTGATACATTGATGTTTTCTAATAAATCATCCACTGAAAAGTCTTCCGAAGGAATAATAAACCTAATACTTTCGGCTCCTTTTTTGAGTGCATTTGTTGCTTTTAGGTTAGATTCTTTGATATCTGAAACAAAAATGGTTTCGCAAATTTTCCATTTGGAGGCTTTTGTTGATGGAGATGCTAGAAATTTCTTGAAATCATCAGCAAGGTAAAATGGTTTAACCGAAATATCATCAGGGGAGTTCCAAACAAGGGTATCGTTGTAATCAGCTCCATTTAAATCGAACTGGATTTTTTGTTTCCATTGCTTTGCTGAAACAGCATCGAATTCATTAAACCACAGTTTACTCATTTGTTTTGACCTTTAAACTGTCTTCGTACTCTATGATAAATATTTCTTCGTTTTCACGTTTCATGTAGTATTCTTCTCGGGCAAATTTTTCAAGACCTTTCTCAGTACTCAGCTTTTTTGTTTCTTTATTGTCTTTCTCAATTTCATGCTTGTAATAAGCCTTTTCATCATTTAAATCATCAATTTCTTCGTTCAATTCGTTGTGAATTAACCATGAGTTGGCATCCCAGAATAACATCCAAACTATAAATCCTACCAAAATTAGCAGGTATTTGT
This genomic interval carries:
- a CDS encoding septum formation initiator family protein; the encoded protein is MTIFKHKLFKPLKNKYLLILVGFIVWMLFWDANSWLIHNELNEEIDDLNDEKAYYKHEIEKDNKETKKLSTEKGLEKFAREEYYMKRENEEIFIIEYEDSLKVKTNE
- a CDS encoding methylmalonyl-CoA mutase subunit beta; translated protein: MSKLWFNEFDAVSAKQWKQKIQFDLNGADYNDTLVWNSPDDISVKPFYLADDFKKFLASPSTKASKWKICETIFVSDIKESNLKATNALKKGAESIRFIIPSEDFSVDDLLENINVSGSNIHLEPQFLSPDFFKNLNTPFKTEILTHTDIIGNLAKTGNWFNNLNDDFSKFKSIVNETKTFSINASLYQNAGANMVQQLAYALTHANEYLNALEKENINLKRVVFNVAIGSNYFFEIAKLRALRLLWKTLASEYNTNLNCHIFSTPTKRNKTIYDHNTNLVRTTTECMSAILGGADTINNVPFDLIYRKPNAFSERTSRNQLLILKHESYFNKVNNPSDGSYYIESLTNQIAEKALTLFKDIEANDGFLKQLKVGTIQRKIKDSAEKEQTQFNTSEKTLVGTNKYIDEKDKMKKYLEIYPFVKIKKRKTLIAPIVEKRLAETIEQKRLKTED